One genomic window of Thermococcus sp. MAR1 includes the following:
- a CDS encoding type II toxin-antitoxin system RelE/ParE family toxin, with product MVSLIFTEQAKKDLKGIHAFIAKDSHFNATRFIGQLIDKSSILKSYPEIGHLVFPGKFKHL from the coding sequence ATGGTAAGTTTAATCTTTACTGAACAAGCTAAAAAAGACTTAAAAGGAATTCATGCGTTTATTGCAAAAGATTCTCATTTCAATGCTACAAGATTCATCGGTCAACTTATTGATAAGAGTAGTATTTTAAAATCTTATCCGGAAATCGGACATCTGGTATTTCCGGGGAAATTTAAACATCTCC